From Virgibacillus ihumii, the proteins below share one genomic window:
- a CDS encoding DUF4153 domain-containing protein has product MDTIIKKNEWLFMLSCLGLGILAEISFFHARIGVSYLVFLTGFYLVVFVRFRRGFNHRRIGLLIMGCIWLLAASYLLYDNGLFYLLNIVVIPFLVLFHVVLITSPGSLKWGKPIFLLRMAAKIGQGVAYSTRFCNRLFNQLFRNMNKSTSQTVKRVMLGFLIGIPLIGVITGLLMSADAVFKDIVLHLPKFIFDLNLELIFRTVAALIFTFLFFGILQVLRNTRRLPIQMKRDLENGKSAISWNGVTAVTILVLLNAVYALFAVIQFTYFFGDGLQAGYSYAEYARRGFFELVLVTLINWTILICCLKLVREQGAKLKLVLKLMYSLLIIVSGVMLVSAYQRLSMYEAAYGFTMDRILAHAFMIFLIVVFTYTFIRVWLERLALLHFYLIAGLMFYTALNVMHIEQIIVNENLERFEESGKIDIHYLNSLSYTGVEGLIELYKMDPDYPELERMLYFRQQTMKNNPLDDWQSFNFTKREIRERLLELELDKYGGA; this is encoded by the coding sequence ATGGATACCATAATTAAGAAGAATGAATGGCTATTTATGCTCAGTTGTCTTGGGCTTGGCATACTAGCAGAAATCAGCTTTTTTCATGCCCGGATAGGAGTCTCATATTTGGTTTTTTTGACAGGGTTCTATCTGGTGGTGTTTGTGAGGTTTAGGCGCGGGTTCAATCACCGGAGGATTGGCCTCTTAATAATGGGGTGTATCTGGCTCCTGGCAGCGAGTTATTTACTGTATGACAATGGGCTTTTTTACCTGCTGAATATCGTAGTTATCCCATTTCTTGTACTGTTCCACGTGGTTTTAATTACAAGCCCCGGCAGCCTGAAATGGGGTAAACCCATATTTTTGCTGCGAATGGCGGCGAAAATCGGGCAGGGCGTTGCCTACAGTACCCGGTTTTGCAACAGATTATTTAATCAGCTATTTCGAAATATGAATAAATCCACATCACAGACAGTAAAACGGGTGATGCTTGGTTTTCTGATTGGTATCCCTCTCATTGGAGTCATTACAGGTCTTTTAATGTCGGCGGATGCTGTCTTTAAGGACATAGTGCTTCATTTGCCAAAGTTTATTTTTGATCTTAACTTGGAATTGATTTTCCGCACAGTGGCTGCCTTGATTTTCACGTTTCTCTTTTTTGGAATTTTGCAGGTTCTCCGGAATACGAGACGGCTGCCCATTCAGATGAAAAGAGACTTGGAGAATGGTAAAAGTGCAATCAGCTGGAATGGGGTAACGGCAGTGACAATTCTGGTTCTGCTTAATGCGGTTTACGCCCTTTTTGCTGTGATTCAGTTCACCTACTTTTTCGGTGATGGACTTCAGGCAGGATACAGTTACGCGGAATATGCAAGACGTGGTTTTTTCGAACTGGTACTCGTCACATTGATCAACTGGACGATTTTGATTTGTTGTCTGAAGCTTGTGCGTGAACAGGGGGCAAAACTAAAGCTGGTGCTTAAACTGATGTATTCACTGCTGATTATCGTCAGCGGAGTGATGCTAGTGTCCGCGTATCAGCGGTTAAGTATGTATGAAGCTGCATATGGATTTACCATGGACCGGATTTTGGCTCATGCATTTATGATTTTCCTGATTGTGGTTTTCACCTACACATTTATCCGTGTCTGGCTTGAGCGACTGGCGCTTTTGCACTTTTATCTGATTGCGGGTTTGATGTTCTATACGGCACTGAATGTCATGCATATTGAACAGATAATAGTAAATGAGAATCTGGAGCGTTTTGAGGAGAGCGGCAAGATTGATATTCATTACCTTAATTCTCTTTCATATACAGGTGTTGAGGGATTAATAGAACTTTACAAAATGGATCCGGATTATCCGGAGCTTGAACGTATGCTGTATTTCCGCCAGCAGACGATGAAGAATAATCCACTG